Proteins encoded together in one Triticum dicoccoides isolate Atlit2015 ecotype Zavitan chromosome 7B, WEW_v2.0, whole genome shotgun sequence window:
- the LOC119336289 gene encoding uncharacterized protein LOC119336289, which produces MFNLHVLFNSSLRYNGGGDATKTSGHKLRHLKRVYMSGFADLRGQLELAWYILQHATVLERMVIDPSVKTRFGSHRAVEGGLFQDLLAIYLLLPKFPEVLTVLRAPPPGYR; this is translated from the exons ATGTTCAATCTGCAT GTGTTGTTTAATTCTAGCCTGCGATACAATGGTGGTGGTGATGCCACGAAGACTTCAGGCCACAAACTTAGACATCTCAAGAGGGTATACATGTCAGGATTTGCTGATCTCCGGGGCCAGTTGGAGCTTGCGTGGTATATCCTCCAGCATGCCACCGTCCTCGAGCGCATGGTCATTGATCCTAGTGTGAAGACTCGCTTCGGCTCGCACCGTGCAGTTGAGGGTGGGCTGTTCCAGGATCTCCTGGCAATATACTTGCTTCTACCCAAATTTCCAGAGGTCCTGACTGTTTTGAGGGCACCACCGCCAGGGTATCGGTGA